The following coding sequences are from one Humulus lupulus chromosome X, drHumLupu1.1, whole genome shotgun sequence window:
- the LOC133803602 gene encoding kinesin-like protein KIN-4C isoform X2 produces the protein MELDSRCFGIQKGSSFGFSGQVEMENLETKTVDSSQCVRVAVNIRPLITSEVLFGCTDCISVVPGEPQVQIGSHSFTYDYVYGGTGSPPSIYEDCVAPLVDALFHGYNATVLAYGQTGSGKTYTMGTNYTGEGSSFGIIPKVMDSIFKGVSSKKSNTEFLIRVSFIEIFKEEVFDLLDTSSTSFSKNEGAAPSKPAGPVRAPIQIRETANGGITLAGVTEAEVQTKEEMSSYLTRGSLSRATASTNMNSQSSRSHAIFTITMEQKKIVNCPNGTTTDDFGDEILCAKLHLVDLAGSERAKRTGADGMRFKEGIHINKGLLALGNVISALGDEKKRKEGGHVPYRDSKLTRLLQDSLGGNSKTVMIACVSPADTNAEETLNTLKYANRARNIQNKAVINRDPMAAQLQRMRSQVEQLQAELLFYRGDAGTPYEELQILKKKVSLLEASKEELQRELQERQVTCEHLTQRAFEAQVEKDKLAMKIEMARNGKSWDEVDFQSEQDHDLLKNYVSKIQELEGELLQLKNSNNRKHGFIDCADSDDDEFRSKNVLFPCSNEYSDYDCKIGDITDDIVDHEKEQEHSSVQEKLDRELKELDKELEQKEAEMKRVASGNTSVLKQHYEKKVHELEQEKRVLQREIDELRHNLANISSTTDDGAQKLKEDYLQKLNLLESQVSVLKKKQDAQAQLLRQKQKSDEAAKRLQDEIQRIKTQKVQLQHKIKQESEQFRLWKASREKEVLQLKKEGRRNEYEMHKLLALNQRQKMVLQRKTEEASMATKRLKELLEARKASSRAGSINGPGIQALMQAIEHELEVTLRVHEVRSEYERQMEERARMAKEIARLKEEAEMLKQANSRDCPETMSPGARNSRIYALENMLSSSSSTLVSMASQLSEAEERERGFSGRGRWNQVRSLADAKNLMNYLFNLASSSRCLQRDTEVVCREKDLQIRDLKGKIVSLSSLLRKSEIQKAELIHQVKSQNVALKHYSKGGHNYDLRKLDHRSSFIVFEDMDTSDSEKSDTEKSDVDYSSEEETPKRQRVKKRDSKTRNHSTTGSHPSNNSDRESLNLDSSGEGIVAVCDKNNATRSGVCCSCTKSSSCKTNKCQCRSSGGLCGISCGCMVSKCANREVDKSQQSNLAEGIVNGIGTDEAEKDRLLASHGAMLLQNALVDKPTETNEDGGPRRKALSDIGNTAAKPNVPKPNKRKKWRTPTIQLVTNPPPPSSQPESSEQSHLPPPQPQPQSQKLDNNANGTDIPVKLPRAMRSATMTIGGDLFKERNVEKTEESSVNKDTAGGALAPPRSPVRQNRTSDEKENFGH, from the exons ATGGAGTTAGATTCAAGATGTTTTGGTATTCAGAAAGGAAGTAGCTTTG GGTTTTCTGGTCAAGTGGAGATGGAAAATTTGGAGACGAAGACCGTAGATTCATCGCAGTGCGTTCGAGTCGCGGTTAACATCCGTCCATTGATTACTTCCGAGGTTTTGTTTGGCTGTACGGATTGTATTTCCGTTGTTCCGGGTGAACCACAG GTGCAAATCGGTTCACATTCATTCacatatgattatgtttatgGTGGCACGGGATCTCCTCCTTCCATTTACGAAGATTGTGTTGCTCCATTGGTAGATGCACTCTTCCACGGCTACAATGCTACCGTCCTTGCTTATGGGCAG ACTGGTTCTGGCAAAACATACACAATGGGAACCAATTATACAGGGGAAGGAAGTAGCTTTGGTATTATCCCCAAGGTCATGGATAGTATTTTCAAAGGAGTCTCCAGTAAGAAATCTAACACAGAATTCTTAATTAGGGTCTCTTTTATCGAG ATATTCAAGGAGGAGGTGTTTGATTTACTTGACACGAGTTCAACAAGTTTCTCTAAGAACGAAGGGGCAGCTCCTTCGAAGCCTGCTGGGCCTGTAAGAGCTCCGATTCAAATTAGAGAAACTGCGAATGGAGGGATAACACTTGCTGGTGTGACCGAAGCAGAGGTTCAAACAAAGGAAGAGATGTCATCGTATTTGACTCGTGGTTCTTTATCTCGGGCTACTGCTAGTACTAATATGAATAGTCAGTCAAG CCGCTCACATGCTATCTTTACAATAACCATGGAGCAAAAAAAGATTGTTAACTGTCCAAATGGAACAACCACTGATGATTTTGGAGATGAAATTCTTTGTGCAAAATTACACTTGGTGGACCTTGCAGGTTCTGAGCGAGCTAAGCGAACGGGTGCTGATGGCATGCGCTTTAAAGAAG GCATTCATATAAACAAGGGTTTACTGGCTCTTGGCAATGTGATAAGTGCCTTGGGAGATGAGAAGAAGCGGAAAGAAGGTGGCCACGTTCCTTATCGTGATAGCAAATTAACGCGCTTATTACAG GATTCTCTCGGAGGAAATAGCAAGACAGTGATGATAG CTTGTGTTAGTCCTGCCGACACAAATGCCGAGGAGACATTGAACACATTAAAGTACGCAAACCGTGCTCGTAACATCCAAAACAAGGCAGTT ATCAATCGTGATCCAATGGCGGCCCAATTGCAAAGAATGAGGAGCCAAGTTGAGCAATTGCAAGCTGAGCTTTTATTTTATCGTGGTGATGCCGGTACTCCTTATGAGGAATTACAG ATCCTTAAAAAGAAAGTGTCTTTACTTGAAGCAAGCAAAGAGGAGCTTCAACGGGAGTTGCAAGAGCGTCAAGTTACTTGCGAACATTTAACACAGCGAGCTTTTGAAGCTCAG GTTGAGAAAGATAAACTAGCCATGAAAATTGAAATGGCTCGAAATGGAAAATCTTGGGATGAAGTCGACTTTCAGTCAGAGCAG GATCATGACttgttgaaaaattatgtctccaAAATTCAAGAGCTAGAAGGAGAATTGTTGCAGTTAAAGAATTCGAACAATAGAAAACATGGGTTTATTGATTGTGCTGACTCGGATGATGATGAATTTCGCTCTAAGAATGTACTATTTCCTTGTAGCAATGAGTATTCTGATTATGATTGCAAAATTGGGGACATAACAG ATGATATTGTTGATCATGAGAAGGAGCAAGAACATTCTTCTGTTCAAGAAAAATTGGACCGTGAACTGAAAGAATTGGATAAGGAACTTGAACAAAAGGAG GCCGAAATGAAGCGAGTTGCAAGTGGTAATACCTCAGTTCTTAAACAACATTATGAGAAAAAAGTTCATGAGTTAGAACAAGAGAAGAGAGTTTTACAG AGAGAGATTGACGAATTAAGACACAATCTTGCAAATATATCATCTACTACTGATGACGGAGCTCAGAAGTTGAAGGAAGATTACTTGCAGAAGTTGAATCTTCTTGAATCACAG GTGTCCGTGTTGAAGAAAAAACAAGATGCTCAAGCGCAGCTGTTGAGACAAAAACAGAAAAGTGACGAGGCAGCAAAACGACTACAAGACGAGATTCAGAGAATAAAAACTCAAAAG GTTCAACTTCAACATAAGATCAAACAAGAGTCTGAGCAATTTAGGTTATGGAAAGCGTCTCGAGAGAAAGAAGTTCTCCAG CTTAAGAAAGAGGGAAGGAGAAATGAGTATGAGATGCATAAGCTATTAGCTTTAAATCAAAGGCAAAAAATG GTTTTACAACGAAAGACAGAAGAAGCCTCTATGGCTACAAAAAGGCTAAAAGAGCTTTTAGAAGCTCGGAAAGCTTCTTCAC GTGCTGGAAGTATCAATGGTCCAGGAATTCAG GCTCTGATGCAAGCAATTGAACATGAGCTTGAAGTCACTCTACGGGTACATGAAGTGCGCTCTGAATATGAGAGACAAATGGAAGA GCGGGCTAGAATGGCCAAGGAGATTGCAAGGCTTAAGGAAGAAGCAGAGATGTTGAAACAAGCAAATTCAAG AGATTGTCCTGAAACGATGTCTCCTGGTGCAAGAAACTCACGGATTTATGCACTTGAAAATATGCTTTCTTCTTCATCTAGCACCCTTGTTTCTATGGCATCACAATTATCAGAAGCAGAAGAGCGCGAACGGGGTTTTAGCGGCAGGGGTCGTTGGAATCAAGTTCGGTCTCTTGCTGATGCAAAGAATTTGATGAATTATCTTTTCAATTTAGCATCTTCATCCAG GTGCTTGCAGCGCGATACAGAAGTTGTATGCAGAGAGAAAGATTTACAAATAAGAGATTTGAAGGGAAAAATTGTGAGTTTAAGTAGTTTGCTTAGAAAATCAGAGATACAAAAGGCTGAGCTTATTCATCAGGTGAAGTCTCAG AATGTAGCTCTGAAACATTATTCCAAGGGAGGGCATAATTATGACTTACGCAAACTG GATCACCGGAGCTCATTCATTGTCTTTGAGGACATGGATACATCCGACTCAGAGAAATCAGATACAGAAAAGTCAGATGTGGATTATTCAAGTGAAGAGGAGACACCTAAGAGACAACGAGTTAAGAAAAGAGACTCTAAAACCAGAAACCATTCTACCACTGGATCTCATCCATCAAATAACAGCGATCGTGAGAGCCTAAACTTAGACAGCTCAGGGGAGGGAATTGTTGCCGTTTGTGATAAGAACAATGCTACAAGATCAGGAGTATGCTGTTCTTGCACGAAGAGCTCATCGTGCAAAACAAACAAATGTCAATGCCGCTCTTCTGGTGGGCTTTGTGGGATTTCGTGTGgttgcatggtcagtaaatgtgCCAATCGAGAAGTCGACAAGTCGCAGCAGTCAAATTTGGCTGAAGGGATTGTTAATGGTATAGGGACTGATGAAGCAGAGAAGGATAGACTTCTTGCTTCTCATGGGGCCATGCTTCTACAGAATGCGTTGGTCGATAAACCTACCGAGACAAATGAAGATGGTGGTCCAAGAAGAAAAGCTCTTTCTGACATTGGAAACACAGCG GCAAAACCTAATGTACCAAAGCCTAACAAGAGAAAGAAATGGAGGACACCTACGATACAACTAGTTACCAATCCTCCGCCGCCTTCATCTCAGCCAGAAAGCAGTGAACAATCACACTTACCGCCACCACAACCACAACCGCAATCTCAGAAGCTAGATAACAATGCAAATGGGACTGACATTCCTGTAAAATTACCAAGGGCAATGCGGTCTGCCACCATGACTATTGGTGGCGATTTATTCAAAGAGAGGAATGTTGAGAAAACAGAAGAATCAAGTGTCAACAAAGATACAGCTGGGGGGGCTCTGGCTCCTCCTAGAAGTCCTGTTAGGCAAAACAGGACATCAGATGAAAAGGAGAACTTTGGCCATTAA
- the LOC133803602 gene encoding kinesin-like protein KIN-4C isoform X1: MELDSRCFGIQKGSSFGFSGQVEMENLETKTVDSSQCVRVAVNIRPLITSEVLFGCTDCISVVPGEPQVQIGSHSFTYDYVYGGTGSPPSIYEDCVAPLVDALFHGYNATVLAYGQTGSGKTYTMGTNYTGEGSSFGIIPKVMDSIFKGVSSKKSNTEFLIRVSFIEIFKEEVFDLLDTSSTSFSKNEGAAPSKPAGPVRAPIQIRETANGGITLAGVTEAEVQTKEEMSSYLTRGSLSRATASTNMNSQSSRSHAIFTITMEQKKIVNCPNGTTTDDFGDEILCAKLHLVDLAGSERAKRTGADGMRFKEGIHINKGLLALGNVISALGDEKKRKEGGHVPYRDSKLTRLLQDSLGGNSKTVMIACVSPADTNAEETLNTLKYANRARNIQNKAVINRDPMAAQLQRMRSQVEQLQAELLFYRGDAGTPYEELQILKKKVSLLEASKEELQRELQERQVTCEHLTQRAFEAQVEKDKLAMKIEMARNGKSWDEVDFQSEQDHDLLKNYVSKIQELEGELLQLKNSNNRKHGFIDCADSDDDEFRSKNVLFPCSNEYSDYDCKIGDITDDIVDHEKEQEHSSVQEKLDRELKELDKELEQKEAEMKRVASGNTSVLKQHYEKKVHELEQEKRVLQREIDELRHNLANISSTTDDGAQKLKEDYLQKLNLLESQVSVLKKKQDAQAQLLRQKQKSDEAAKRLQDEIQRIKTQKVQLQHKIKQESEQFRLWKASREKEVLQLKKEGRRNEYEMHKLLALNQRQKMVLQRKTEEASMATKRLKELLEARKASSRETSGAGSINGPGIQALMQAIEHELEVTLRVHEVRSEYERQMEERARMAKEIARLKEEAEMLKQANSRDCPETMSPGARNSRIYALENMLSSSSSTLVSMASQLSEAEERERGFSGRGRWNQVRSLADAKNLMNYLFNLASSSRCLQRDTEVVCREKDLQIRDLKGKIVSLSSLLRKSEIQKAELIHQVKSQNVALKHYSKGGHNYDLRKLDHRSSFIVFEDMDTSDSEKSDTEKSDVDYSSEEETPKRQRVKKRDSKTRNHSTTGSHPSNNSDRESLNLDSSGEGIVAVCDKNNATRSGVCCSCTKSSSCKTNKCQCRSSGGLCGISCGCMVSKCANREVDKSQQSNLAEGIVNGIGTDEAEKDRLLASHGAMLLQNALVDKPTETNEDGGPRRKALSDIGNTAAKPNVPKPNKRKKWRTPTIQLVTNPPPPSSQPESSEQSHLPPPQPQPQSQKLDNNANGTDIPVKLPRAMRSATMTIGGDLFKERNVEKTEESSVNKDTAGGALAPPRSPVRQNRTSDEKENFGH, encoded by the exons ATGGAGTTAGATTCAAGATGTTTTGGTATTCAGAAAGGAAGTAGCTTTG GGTTTTCTGGTCAAGTGGAGATGGAAAATTTGGAGACGAAGACCGTAGATTCATCGCAGTGCGTTCGAGTCGCGGTTAACATCCGTCCATTGATTACTTCCGAGGTTTTGTTTGGCTGTACGGATTGTATTTCCGTTGTTCCGGGTGAACCACAG GTGCAAATCGGTTCACATTCATTCacatatgattatgtttatgGTGGCACGGGATCTCCTCCTTCCATTTACGAAGATTGTGTTGCTCCATTGGTAGATGCACTCTTCCACGGCTACAATGCTACCGTCCTTGCTTATGGGCAG ACTGGTTCTGGCAAAACATACACAATGGGAACCAATTATACAGGGGAAGGAAGTAGCTTTGGTATTATCCCCAAGGTCATGGATAGTATTTTCAAAGGAGTCTCCAGTAAGAAATCTAACACAGAATTCTTAATTAGGGTCTCTTTTATCGAG ATATTCAAGGAGGAGGTGTTTGATTTACTTGACACGAGTTCAACAAGTTTCTCTAAGAACGAAGGGGCAGCTCCTTCGAAGCCTGCTGGGCCTGTAAGAGCTCCGATTCAAATTAGAGAAACTGCGAATGGAGGGATAACACTTGCTGGTGTGACCGAAGCAGAGGTTCAAACAAAGGAAGAGATGTCATCGTATTTGACTCGTGGTTCTTTATCTCGGGCTACTGCTAGTACTAATATGAATAGTCAGTCAAG CCGCTCACATGCTATCTTTACAATAACCATGGAGCAAAAAAAGATTGTTAACTGTCCAAATGGAACAACCACTGATGATTTTGGAGATGAAATTCTTTGTGCAAAATTACACTTGGTGGACCTTGCAGGTTCTGAGCGAGCTAAGCGAACGGGTGCTGATGGCATGCGCTTTAAAGAAG GCATTCATATAAACAAGGGTTTACTGGCTCTTGGCAATGTGATAAGTGCCTTGGGAGATGAGAAGAAGCGGAAAGAAGGTGGCCACGTTCCTTATCGTGATAGCAAATTAACGCGCTTATTACAG GATTCTCTCGGAGGAAATAGCAAGACAGTGATGATAG CTTGTGTTAGTCCTGCCGACACAAATGCCGAGGAGACATTGAACACATTAAAGTACGCAAACCGTGCTCGTAACATCCAAAACAAGGCAGTT ATCAATCGTGATCCAATGGCGGCCCAATTGCAAAGAATGAGGAGCCAAGTTGAGCAATTGCAAGCTGAGCTTTTATTTTATCGTGGTGATGCCGGTACTCCTTATGAGGAATTACAG ATCCTTAAAAAGAAAGTGTCTTTACTTGAAGCAAGCAAAGAGGAGCTTCAACGGGAGTTGCAAGAGCGTCAAGTTACTTGCGAACATTTAACACAGCGAGCTTTTGAAGCTCAG GTTGAGAAAGATAAACTAGCCATGAAAATTGAAATGGCTCGAAATGGAAAATCTTGGGATGAAGTCGACTTTCAGTCAGAGCAG GATCATGACttgttgaaaaattatgtctccaAAATTCAAGAGCTAGAAGGAGAATTGTTGCAGTTAAAGAATTCGAACAATAGAAAACATGGGTTTATTGATTGTGCTGACTCGGATGATGATGAATTTCGCTCTAAGAATGTACTATTTCCTTGTAGCAATGAGTATTCTGATTATGATTGCAAAATTGGGGACATAACAG ATGATATTGTTGATCATGAGAAGGAGCAAGAACATTCTTCTGTTCAAGAAAAATTGGACCGTGAACTGAAAGAATTGGATAAGGAACTTGAACAAAAGGAG GCCGAAATGAAGCGAGTTGCAAGTGGTAATACCTCAGTTCTTAAACAACATTATGAGAAAAAAGTTCATGAGTTAGAACAAGAGAAGAGAGTTTTACAG AGAGAGATTGACGAATTAAGACACAATCTTGCAAATATATCATCTACTACTGATGACGGAGCTCAGAAGTTGAAGGAAGATTACTTGCAGAAGTTGAATCTTCTTGAATCACAG GTGTCCGTGTTGAAGAAAAAACAAGATGCTCAAGCGCAGCTGTTGAGACAAAAACAGAAAAGTGACGAGGCAGCAAAACGACTACAAGACGAGATTCAGAGAATAAAAACTCAAAAG GTTCAACTTCAACATAAGATCAAACAAGAGTCTGAGCAATTTAGGTTATGGAAAGCGTCTCGAGAGAAAGAAGTTCTCCAG CTTAAGAAAGAGGGAAGGAGAAATGAGTATGAGATGCATAAGCTATTAGCTTTAAATCAAAGGCAAAAAATG GTTTTACAACGAAAGACAGAAGAAGCCTCTATGGCTACAAAAAGGCTAAAAGAGCTTTTAGAAGCTCGGAAAGCTTCTTCACGTGAGACTTCTG GTGCTGGAAGTATCAATGGTCCAGGAATTCAG GCTCTGATGCAAGCAATTGAACATGAGCTTGAAGTCACTCTACGGGTACATGAAGTGCGCTCTGAATATGAGAGACAAATGGAAGA GCGGGCTAGAATGGCCAAGGAGATTGCAAGGCTTAAGGAAGAAGCAGAGATGTTGAAACAAGCAAATTCAAG AGATTGTCCTGAAACGATGTCTCCTGGTGCAAGAAACTCACGGATTTATGCACTTGAAAATATGCTTTCTTCTTCATCTAGCACCCTTGTTTCTATGGCATCACAATTATCAGAAGCAGAAGAGCGCGAACGGGGTTTTAGCGGCAGGGGTCGTTGGAATCAAGTTCGGTCTCTTGCTGATGCAAAGAATTTGATGAATTATCTTTTCAATTTAGCATCTTCATCCAG GTGCTTGCAGCGCGATACAGAAGTTGTATGCAGAGAGAAAGATTTACAAATAAGAGATTTGAAGGGAAAAATTGTGAGTTTAAGTAGTTTGCTTAGAAAATCAGAGATACAAAAGGCTGAGCTTATTCATCAGGTGAAGTCTCAG AATGTAGCTCTGAAACATTATTCCAAGGGAGGGCATAATTATGACTTACGCAAACTG GATCACCGGAGCTCATTCATTGTCTTTGAGGACATGGATACATCCGACTCAGAGAAATCAGATACAGAAAAGTCAGATGTGGATTATTCAAGTGAAGAGGAGACACCTAAGAGACAACGAGTTAAGAAAAGAGACTCTAAAACCAGAAACCATTCTACCACTGGATCTCATCCATCAAATAACAGCGATCGTGAGAGCCTAAACTTAGACAGCTCAGGGGAGGGAATTGTTGCCGTTTGTGATAAGAACAATGCTACAAGATCAGGAGTATGCTGTTCTTGCACGAAGAGCTCATCGTGCAAAACAAACAAATGTCAATGCCGCTCTTCTGGTGGGCTTTGTGGGATTTCGTGTGgttgcatggtcagtaaatgtgCCAATCGAGAAGTCGACAAGTCGCAGCAGTCAAATTTGGCTGAAGGGATTGTTAATGGTATAGGGACTGATGAAGCAGAGAAGGATAGACTTCTTGCTTCTCATGGGGCCATGCTTCTACAGAATGCGTTGGTCGATAAACCTACCGAGACAAATGAAGATGGTGGTCCAAGAAGAAAAGCTCTTTCTGACATTGGAAACACAGCG GCAAAACCTAATGTACCAAAGCCTAACAAGAGAAAGAAATGGAGGACACCTACGATACAACTAGTTACCAATCCTCCGCCGCCTTCATCTCAGCCAGAAAGCAGTGAACAATCACACTTACCGCCACCACAACCACAACCGCAATCTCAGAAGCTAGATAACAATGCAAATGGGACTGACATTCCTGTAAAATTACCAAGGGCAATGCGGTCTGCCACCATGACTATTGGTGGCGATTTATTCAAAGAGAGGAATGTTGAGAAAACAGAAGAATCAAGTGTCAACAAAGATACAGCTGGGGGGGCTCTGGCTCCTCCTAGAAGTCCTGTTAGGCAAAACAGGACATCAGATGAAAAGGAGAACTTTGGCCATTAA